From Chiloscyllium punctatum isolate Juve2018m chromosome 39, sChiPun1.3, whole genome shotgun sequence, one genomic window encodes:
- the LOC140464014 gene encoding chromobox protein homolog 8-like, whose translation MELSAVGERVFAAESLLKRRIRKGRVEYLVKWKGWSPKYSTWEPEENILDARLISAFDEREREREMYGPKKRGPKPKTFLLKAKAKTYAFRSDVARGLRMSYPGRSAQESGFSSTRSREGLRRDPAGALQHTGLSRGETSRERTARVEEMPRTHQKSAAHKHRKKGAKPGKMDYKDGQAVRAGALKRSTPDDVEGRTPTYPHFKRRKSEELDSGSDDLEERVESELIHLTERQEAKLGNAVPSHGTPRTQLNRSSLGYGDSKYGADSHPLRTKQGMECATSKSEPGIDTSTLKSKHAPEGTVSRNSVCVASDRPVSKSPLLAKHQVPRFLSEQEESWSPSLNNLEKVVVTDVTSNFLTVTIKESSTDEGFFKDKV comes from the exons ATGGAGCTCTCGGCCGTGGGGGAGAGGGTTTTCGCGGCCGAATCTCTCCTCAAGCGACGCATCAGGAAA GGTCGAGTCGAATACCTGGTGAAATGGAAGGGCTGGTCTCCGAA GTACAGTACGTGGGAGCCAGAAGAAAATATCCTGGACGCCCGTCTGATATCAGCCTTTGATGAGAG GGAACGTGAAAGAGAAATGTACGGGCCAAAGAAACGTGGACCTAAACCCAAAACCTTTTTACTAAAG GCGAAAGCAAAGACTTATGCCTTCCGGAGTGATGTAGCAAGGGGACTGAGGATGTCTTACCCAGGCAGGTCTGCTCAAGAATCCGGTTTCTCCTCCACCAGGTCGAGAGAAGGACTCCGGAGAGACCCCGCGGGAGCTCTGCAGCACACCGGCCTCTCCAGGGGCGAGACTTCCCGAGAGAGGACTGCTCGGGTCGAGGAGATGCCCAGAACCCACCAGAAATCAGCCGCTCATAAACACCGGAAAAAAGGGGCGAAACCCGGTAAAATGGACTACAAGGACGGTCAAGCTGTCCGCGCAGGGGCCCTCAAAAGGAGCACGCCGGACGACGTTGAAGGAAGGACGCCGACTTACCCCCATTTTAAACGCCGGAAATCCGAAGAGCTTGATTCGGGGAGTGATGACCTGGAGGAGAGGGTCGAAAGTGAGTTAATTCACTTGACTGAGAGGCAGGAAGCAAAGCTGGGCAATGCTGTGCCCAGTCACGGCACTCCCAGAACACAGCTGAATCGTTCTTCACTGGGCTACGGGGATAGTAAATACGGTGCAGACTCTCACCCCCTTCGGACTAAACAGGGCATGGAATGCGCAACCTCTAAGAGTGAACCAGGGATTGACACATCTACACTTAAAAGTAAACACGCACCGGAGGGCACGGTCTCCAGGAATAGTGTGTGTGTGGCCAGTGACAGGCCCGTTTCAAAATCCCCCTTGCTGGCCAAACACCAGGTCCCCCGATTTCTGTCGGAGCAGGAAGAGTCTTGGAGCCCATCATTGAACAatctggagaaagtggtggttacGGACGTTACGTCAAACTTTCTGACTGTCACCATCAAAGAAAGCAGCACAGACGAAGGCTTCTTCAAAGACAAAGTTTAA